CTCTTCCGGCTGCTGATGCTCAGGCCCACCACAGTTGTGAGAGTAGGGGTCTTGGCTCTGGTTGCACTCTGAGGAGCCCATGGGTCCAGCCTTGCTTTCCAGCTTGGCATGTGCTGCCTTGCCCACAAGGGATGCTAGCTGAGGATCGGCCTGCCCATGGTTGGTGGGTGAGGTGGTGCTAGAATGAGGGGGGAGGGTGCAGGTGGTCGGAACGTGTCTGAATGCATTAATGATGGGCAAAACCAACCTGCTTTTTCCTTGGCACAGCCTCTGCAGAAGCCACAGTGACCAAAGATGCAAAGACAAAAGCCGTGGAGTTGGCAGCCCCAGCGGCTGAGAGTTCTGCCCTGGAGAAGCAGGAGGAAAAGAAGCCCTTGGCCAACCAGCACAAGGAGAAGGAAAGCGGCAGCCCCCAACAGACAGAGGAGGCCGCAAGCAAAGACGGTGCTCAGAAGGTGAGCGAGAGCAAGGCAGAAGAGGCAGCAAAGTCTCCTCCCAGCCCAAGAGTGGAAGAGAAGAAGCCCTCTCCTGCCCTTCACACAGAGGCCGGAGAGTGGGCATTGCCTGTCCAGAAAACGGAAGAGAACAAGATTGCTCCCAGCCAGAGGACAGACGAGAGCAAGGCCTCTCTCAGCCAGCCCACCGAGGAGACAGCCAGTCAGCCAGTCGTCCAGAAAGCAGAAGACAGCCGTCcttctcccagccagccagcagagaAGGCAGAACAGAGCCAGGCCTCTCCCGCTCAGCCCCCGGCAAAGCAAGAGGAGAGTaaacccccctcctcctcccccagccaccctGTCGAGCCCCTTCCCGTGCTGGAGAAGCTCGAGGAGAGGAGCAAGGAATCTCCCGGCAGGCCTGCCGAGAAGCAAGAGGAGCAGAAGCAGCCGCCAGCCGAACCCGTGGAGCATTTTCCAGAACCGGCCGGTaaggaaagcagcaggaaacaaatgTTCTCCACCCAGGGCCGCCCAAGCCCCGTTCTGGGGGGCAGATGGGATAACAAATCTAATGAACGCGGTAGTGTTTGGGGGCGGGAGGTGAGGCAGCCCTTGCCTTGCCGGGTCCTTCTGGCTCAGGAGAAGATCTTCCAGCATGATTAACCATCGTGTCCCGAGGAGATTTGCAGGCAGATCCATCCCCTCCAGCCCAAGGCAGTCGACAGGCGAGGGGAAATAATTCTTTGCTCAGTCAGTGGCTAATTGAACTGGGGAATTCATTGCCAGCGGCTGTAGCGGCAGCCATCAGCCCAGTGCTAGAAGAGGCTTAGCCAAAGTCATGGCGGAGAGGAGCCATCCGTGGCTCCTGGTCACCGGAAGACATttgcaggggcagccaacctctgaatcccagagccaggaggccacatcaggggaGGGCCCCGGCCTCCGTGCCccattgttggtcctccagaagaaccaGTTGGCCACCGTGTGTGACGGGATGCTCAGTGAGACAGAcagtcactggtctgatccagcagggctcctctgattatCCTATCTTGGTCTCCATGTCCTGTCCTTGGGACTCCCAGGcaagtgtgagacaggatgctaaacTCGATGGACCAGCTGGTTTCTTCTCAAGCTCTTGATACCTGAATCCTGGGTGTGACCGCTGTGCTCCTGGCCTGCCACTGCCCGGCCTTAATGaggtttctttttcctttgctcCTTCCAAAAGAGTCCAAGGAACCCGTGCCTCTGGGAGAGCCCGAAGCAGAGCCGGAGAAGGGACCCTCCGCAGGAAGAGCGGCTCTTGACCTTGCTGGAGCAGACAAGCCAAAGGGAGTTCCTGAGCCTAGCAGGGACCAACCTGTGGAGCTTCCCCAAGAGAAAGCCTCTCGGGACCCTGAAGGTAGGTGGAgacaggggaggagccagagagGAGCCTTGGCCCTTGCGATGCAGGTCTCccttctctgccctgctgctcctGCAACTGCTCTGGTCTCCTGCATCTCTTGGGAAGGGCAGAAGGGGGTCTTCCTATGCCCCCTGCCCCACGATTGCGGCTCTCCTTAGGCTGCCAAAGTGAAAAGGGGAGCCAGGTTAAACAGGGAGAGATTTACCGCAATCCTATCTCTTGCTTGCCAACATGTGGtttaatccccccaccccccttggtgCAGAGATTTTGGGGGGGCTGAGTGTTTAATTCTGGCTATCAAACTGGTGTTTTGTCACAGACCCTTTAACAAGAGTGGTCTGTACTTGGGGTGGAGTTTACTTTTGGCCTGTCTTCCACTTCCCCTCCAGTATCCTTCCACTGCCACACTGGGGGATGCTTTGGGGGCCCATCTCTGCTGTCTTTATGGAAACGGAGCAAGTGCTTTTCCCTGAGCAGAGTGAGGTACTGAGTTCTCCCAGCAGAGTTCCACCTTCCACTGGTCCTCGCCTGCCTGCCGGGCTTCTCCAAGTGTTTGTACACGACTTGCGCCATGCCCTAGCTTCTTGCTTCCTCCTGCAAGGAAATGCAAGGGTAATTCTTGCTCGAGCATCTGTCTAAGAAAGAAGCCAGCTGAGTCCCAAAGCCCCTTCCGTTTGGGCCGCAGGAGCTCTCTGAGCACACGACAGAGCAGTGGTCTCATGCTCTTAAATATATAAGCAGGGAATCCCCGGGTGACTTTGTCCGTAGTGTGTGACCGGTTGGCAGGAGGCCATGAATCTGCCCTGGGATGGATTACTGCCGCCACTTTCTCCAAACTTGGCAGCAGTGGAGGTAGGGCTTCACACGAGGGTAGCCTGTGAGGCCCTTGGCGCTTGGGCAGGTGACCCTTGCGGAGTAAGTGCTCTGGCTCCTGAGCAAATTTCCTGTATTCCAGGTGTATCTGCTACCCAAGTCAGACAAGCTCACAAATCCAATGACCATCGCAGGTTTGCCAAGGCAAAACCTGCTCGAGTACCTGGTGCAGATACCCCGGCACAGAAGAGCCGTGAGCCAGGAGAAGGCCCCCTGGCCGCACCTGAATGGGGCTATGTCCCCGGGACGTCCCCGCGGGGCAAGGGTGCCTCTCGGAAGGTCACCAGCCAGCCCTTTGAGCTTGCGGAAGGCCAGAGAGATGTCCTGCAGGAGAGCTGGGATGTGGAAGCGTCTGCggcatttaagaagaagaagaagaaaccgaAGCAGAAGAGAAGCCAGCACCCCAGGCCAGTGGAGGCCTGGGAGGAGGCCCCTGAGGGGCCGAGATCCCCCCCCTGTGCGGAGGAACCCCGGAGATCTGACATCCCGCTTGCTGTTCCCCCGGAGAGATTCCAAGAGGTCACCGGCGTCTCCACGGGAGTCCTTTGGAAAGGTACTTCTAAACGTGAAATGGAGTGGAAGCTCGTGGACACGCAGAGCCTTGCCTTTGCTCCTGCAGAAGGAGAGCCGATTCAGCACACCCAGAGCTCTTTGGAACTTGAGCTGGATGCAAGAGCAGCAGAGTTTGGCAGAGCGGAAGTGATTCGTGACGACAGAGCTGGGTTGCAGTCCAAGAGCGGAAAGGAAGGCTCTCCCAAGGAGCAGCTGAAGGGCCCTGCTGAGCAGAGTCAGCTGGGAAGCCCCACGACCCCCCCTGCCCAAGCCAGCCCTGTGACAGCCTCTGGGGGAAGCAGGGAGCGGGAGGGTCAGCCTCCCAAGAATGTGGGCCTGGGCACCGAACCCCCCGCAAGTGGGGAAGCTGCAAAACCAGCAGAGGCGGATGGAGGAAAGGTGACACGGGAGGATCTGGTTGCTGGAAGCCTAGCCTTGGAAGGGAAGCCCAAGCAGCAAGGGGGGGATGGGAGAggcaggagggcagggcaggaagcTGCGGGAGCTCCTGAGGAAAGGAGGATCCCTGATCAAAGCATCCCAGAGGCCACGCAAGCACCAAAGGCAAGGCCAGGCGACGGAGACGAGGGCAGTCCCGTGAAGAGTGAAAAGCCCCCATtgggctcaggaggaggaggtCCCTTCTTCACCTGGGAAGGGCCTTCAGGTACAGTGAAGCCCCTCTTCCCAGGTGAGACACCCGGAGGTGGGAAACTGCCTTTGGCTGATACGGACGAGGCTGCCCACTCCAGCCCACCTGAAAAGCCAGCCCTGGCTGTTCCCAAGACGGCCTCCGATCAGCCTAAGAAGAGGAGCAGCCATGGCAAAAGCAGGAAGGTGAAGAATTTCCCGGAGCAACAGCTGCTGCTTTCAGAGGGCCTCTCCGATTTGAGCCAGGGTCCGGctgtggggggggaagaggggcccCCCCCAGAAACGGGCCCTGCTGCCCTGAGGGAAGAGGCGAGCTGCTCCGGTCCCCCAGAGAACAAGGGGGCCCCTGAGAAGCCAAAGAAGAGGAGCAGCGACGGGAGGAGCCGCAAGGCTGCCGGAAGACCCTCCCTGGGGCCGCCGTTTCTCCCGGGGGCGGAGAAGGACGTTCCCGCTGAAGGGAGCAGCACCGACCAGATGAGAGCGGGAAGCGCTTCCGACAAGGAGCCGGCCTCGGACGCTGCAAGCCGGTTGGCAGAAGCTGCTGCAGGTACAGCCAATGTGCAGGTAGGAAACCCGGAAGGGCCTCCCGCCGGGCAGGGCGAGGGGcaggctgccttcccttcctccgcgTACCCCTTTATCGCAAGGACTCCGACCAAACCGCCCGACAGTCCTGCCGCTCTTGAGGCGGATGCCCCGGCCGAGGGAGGCGAGGGGCACGGTCCCACCGGCAGAGGAGGCCCCATCATGGCCGAGCCCAGCTCCGCACTGCCGGTGAGCAAGCCCAAAAAGAGGACCAGCGACGGGAGAAACAAGAAACCTGGCAAGTGTGCTTCCGAACAGCCAGGGAGCCAGGCCACAGTGGGCCCGCCCTCCGAGACGGCTGCCTCCGAGAGAGACAAAGGCGACTCCTCCCCATTGAAGCCGCCGGATGGAAGCCAagtgcccttcccccccccaaagcggaTGGAGGACGAGGAGCCCAGCCCAGCTCTCAGAACTAGCTGCTCCGAGCCCCAACCCCCCTTGGTCCATCGAACAAGCCCCCTGAAGCCAGAGCCCCTTGCCCACACCAAAGATGCTCCTTCCACCCACAGAGGGCAGGAAGTCAGTTTGGCTGCCTTGGAGCCCCTTGCAGAAGCTAGAACTCCCGCCCAAGCACAGCCTCCCCTCCGAGATCCGGCTGAAGAAGAGCCAAAGAGGCCCGAGGATGAAGGGCAAGTCCGACAAGTGCAGGGGCTCTCGGGGGCAAAGGTGGATATTGCTGGACTGGCTGCCGTGTGCAGAGAGGGGGGTCAAGTGGGGAGAGGCCCATCCCCTGTCGCAAGCCAGGGAAGAGCTGCAGACCCTCCTGCCACCACCGACCAAGTCCCTCTTGCGCCGCCTGTGGAGGAAGCCTCTAAAGGAGCGGACGAAGGGCTGAGTCGAAAGAGCAGGCCCAGCGGGGGCCAAGCGTTTCCTCCGGAGGCCGAGACGGACGGGCTTCTGGGAGTGGAGGGCTGTGGGAAGCCCAGAGGGCCCCCTTCCGACAGACGCAGGAAACAGACCAGAGACGGCACTTTGGACCTGGCCAGCAGGCTGGATCCCAGCATGAAGCCTGCCAAGAGGGGCAGTGATGGGAAAAGCAAGAGGGCCACGAGCTCCCCAGAGCAGCCAGTTCTTCTGCCCGCAAAGGCAGGCCCGGCCCAAGGGCAGCATCGCAAGGGAGCCGGCCTAGAGAGCGCCCTGCAAGGGATAGAGCTTGTGGACGAAAACCGAAACATTAAAAACTTTCCTCCGGGACATCCGATGTTTTGGGAGGAAGACACGGTGAGAGTTTTTGGCCCTTTTGGTTTGCCCCCGCCATCTTCTCTCGATGAGGGTGGTTCCAAAAGCCAGTGCCCCTTTCTCAACTCTCAAGGCAAAGGGGCAGCAGGGCTACTGAAGGAACGGCTTTCTCCTCCAGAGGCGGTGGGCGATACGAGCGGAAGGGAGCGGAAGGGGACGCTCGAGCTCCAAGAAGATCCGGGGGCCGCCGAACTCCGAGAGGACGCCACAGAGACCTCCCTCCTGGTGCAGGCCGGGGACAAGacgagggagaagaggaggaaaccCAAGCCGGCTTTGGCAGTCCCGATTGTCCAACAGGATGCCAAAGCAGAGGGCGGGGCAGAAGGGGAAGAAGGTGCAGGAGCAAAGCTGCTGGACTCCCCCTTGCCAGGCCCGGGACTCCCGCCCTCCCGGTCGGCAGAGACGGAGGATGCGGGGAAGGCTCAGAGCACAGTGGCCGCAGCAGAAGGAAGAGAagccggcctccccccccctgcggccCTTCCCGATCCCTGGGAGGACAAcacagaagctgcagctcttgagGCTCTGGCAGCAGTGCTGGTGGGCGGCAGCGGAGAGCCCGTCGCTAAAGTGGGTGAACAGAGGCGATCTGAGGGCCCCGAGAGGGTAGGAAGTGAGGCAGGAGGAGATAAGGCCTCCGAGGAAGGCCTCGCGGCGGAAGCTGCTCCTGCTCATAAGCCCCAAGACTATTCTGAGCCTCGGGAACAAGGGGCCGAGTACGAGAAGGGGATCGGCCAGGAGGAGGCAGCGAGGGAGGCCCCTGAGCAGAGGGCGGCTGGCTCTGAAACCGGCCCAAGCGCAGCGGCAGGTCTGCAGGCGCCTGCTGAGCATCCTGACCCAGCCCGGAGGGAGACCAGGGGAGAGGCGCGGGCCAGAGCCCCAGAGCAGCTCAAAGGCTACATGCGGCCCACCAAGTCGAgggggctccctcctcccccgcTGCGAGCAGCTGCCCAGGAGCCGGGCAAGAGACGGACCGCCAAGCCGGACGTCCCGGGCCTGCCGAGGCAAGAGAGAGGTGTGTGCGCGTGCCGCTTCGGCCTCCCGCTGGTAACGCATACTGCGGCTTGCGTGTGAGGCATTGCTCCTTGTCGTCGGCGCATTGGCTTGAGCACCTAACTGTTAATCCCGCGTCCGGCGCACAACCGTGCCTGGCATGAGTGTGTCTTGGCCTGTGTGAATCTGCTTGGCTGTTTCACAGCACTGACCCCTGAGTGTCCCCCGAAGAAGAGGTGAGCCAAACTCCAAAGCTTCTCTTTAACACGCTCCGTGttgcttcctctcctcctcacTAATATTAAAAAGAGCTCCTCTGGGGGGAAGCCGCTTCGGGGCTCAGGCTTGCTCGGAGGCGGCCCCTTGACCCAAGGGCCACATTTGGGCGCCTCCGGTCCCTTCTCAGCCCACTCATGCCCACGCCTGGGCTCAGCTGCTGCGGGGGCTCTCGGAGTCGAAGCCGGGCCCCCAGCCCCCAAGGGCCAGAGGCTTCCTAAGGCTGGGACATCGCAGTCAGCTGGAAACGATATCCCGTCACGTCCTTCCCTGACAACCAGTCTGGCAGAATGGCCCAGAGTCCCTCGTGCACGTCTGTGGAGCCGGCATGGAAGCGGCGTTTGTACAATCGCGGACTCTCCTAGCGAGCCCAGTGCGTCCAGTGTGGCATGGAGTGCAGCCGTGTGCTACTTTCTGAAAGGCCCCGTGTGTGGTGCGCAGTGCATGGATTGGTTCTGAGTGGCACTTGGGGTGAGGAGCTGGGTTTGCATCGGAGAAGCACGCGGGTGATGCTCGCCCTCTGCACCAGCCGCGACCTTCACACGGTGCTTTGACCTCCGGGCTCCTGGAGCAGCAGGCAGAGGTCAGAGAGGGGGATTGTGTCCCCTCGGCCAGGGGTCTGCCACACGGTTCCTGCCGACGGCTTTCCCGTTTCCtcagaaagtgggcggggccaggtgggTCTCTGATGGAGAGTTGGTTGACATGAAAACAACAGTTAAGACCTTGTCTAGAAAGGAGGGAGCATtgaaggaatgccaaacaaaaggaGACGGAATCAGAAGGGGACAGACGAATCTCTCGGGGGAGGGCATTTCAGAGCTGCTGTGCCTAATCTCAGGGCTCGAAGTACGGACTCCGAAGGTGACCGTAGTGGTCAGACTGGTTCACAAAGGGGAGGGTGGTCCCAAGCCCCATAGGGCTCTGAAGGCCAAGCCCACATCTTATACTGTGCCCAGAAACACCGTGGGAGCCACTGCAGGTGGCCCAAGGGTGGTCCCGAGAACCCACTCCAGGCACCAATTGAAGGCTGCAGAGGCGTTTCAAGGGCGGCCCCGTGTAGAGCACATGGCAGCCATCTAGTGCCTTTTCCCTTCTTGCTacctgagggaggtgaggcagagagagccctgattctgTCCTTCTGAGAGGGCTTCTGTGTTCAACGCATGGGCTCTGCTCCTGAGGGgtggtcccccccccaacctaaaaCACCCACCAAGTTTTATATTACCTTTGGGTGTCTGATCCCTTCTTGCTCTCGGTGGTCTGTCCCATCAGCTGTGAGCTGGCGAAGTGGGAGCTGGAAGGCCCTTTCCAGCAGCAAGCCGGGTGCCCTCGGGGGGATTCCCAGAGCTTCAGCATCTACAGAAGAAATTGTTAACTTGGTGGAAGAGGGAGGCACACTGGCCTGAATGTTCTGCTCTGGTTCCTGAGTGGTTTTGTATCTTTTATGAGCGTTGCATAAGCCTCAAAGTCGTCCTGTGTTGGTGGAAGTGCCGTGCATGAACTTGGGCCTCTACAAGCTTGTGTGTTTGcgactcccccacccaccctgcctgGCATGGCAATACAAAATGGGGGGTGCTCAAAAGCAATATCTTCTTTCAATACTGAAAACTGAACCGCTGGAAGGCTTTGCCCCTTTTATTTGTTTTCCTTGTCAGCGGCTGAATTGAAAAGGGGACCTGAATGAACCTAGGAGGCTGGTACAAATTTAAAATGCCACCCCTGAATGGCATAAGCAGCACGGGTAATTGGGGCTGCATAGGGCACAGTACGTCCCTTGGAGGTTCCCCTCTGGGTGAGCAAGCTGGGTCCGTGGGCCGGCTCCACCCAGCAGAGCCCTCCTCGGATAAGAacccctctctttcctctctcccggGGCTGCATGACACATTGAAAGCAAGCTGAAGGCTTGGTAAAGAGGGAGCCATGAGGTGTGCTTTCTCCTTCCCCCGCTGTTCTTTTGCATTGTGGCTCAAAAAGACCGGAAAGGGGGTTGGgtacggttgccagcctccaggtggggcctggaaatctcccagaatcccATTGGTCTctggactacagttccccagaggaaagcagctgctttggaggctgagcTCGACGGCGTTGTagcctgctgaggcccctcccctccccaaaccccgcctcctaggctccacccccaaagtctccaggtatttcccagaccGGAGCGCACAGCCCTGCGGTTGGGACATGAGGAGCTGGTGCCTCGTGCTGCTGGCCCGGCTACCGCTCCGAGAGACGGTTTTGAGACTTGGAGGCGGGTCTGAATGGAGAGGGGTGAGAATGAGACTCGGGAGCGAAATGCTAGAGGAGTTGAGTTTAAAGTTCC
This Paroedura picta isolate Pp20150507F chromosome 11, Ppicta_v3.0, whole genome shotgun sequence DNA region includes the following protein-coding sequences:
- the MAP4 gene encoding microtubule-associated protein 4 isoform X13, whose amino-acid sequence is MADFDRNLSLADAMTEPPPQIEEEVKRDFMATLEAEKFDDVVGEKVGKTDYVPLLDDEDVKAGNQEAKTKPHADGVQVERTLATGPAAVVENGDHGIEGGRKVPPGKIMDDQMSYKEFLDHNVSWAVDERDRSFDSQLAFQPSEVAEPFKMHREDVLSDLLLLPQEMTGVPAFGGYFGAASEVHVPSGAAGVPEQPPLGPPHSPANVFDPLAFLGDDLGTESQLNPNEAVPASETRLPEDFLWGTQPLMPAQGNPFFEPPAPNKGPEAAEVPFPGSTATGLADLPGEPKPPEAKLPAPAGSAGPAPAEEELMGFEPWFDQRSLPPKGVLAPSAEATVTKDAKTKAVELAAPAAESSALEKQEEKKPLANQHKEKESGSPQQTEEAASKDGAQKVSESKAEEAAKSPPSPRVEEKKPSPALHTEAGEWALPVQKTEENKIAPSQRTDESKASLSQPTEETASQPVVQKAEDSRPSPSQPAEKAEQSQASPAQPPAKQEESKPPSSSPSHPVEPLPVLEKLEERSKESPGRPAEKQEEQKQPPAEPVEHFPEPAESKEPVPLGEPEAEPEKGPSAGRAALDLAGADKPKGVPEPSRDQPVELPQEKASRDPEGVSATQVRQAHKSNDHRRFAKAKPARVPGADTPAQKSREPGEGPLAAPEWGYVPGTSPRGKGASRKVTSQPFELAEGQRDVLQESWDVEASAAFKKKKKKPKQKRSQHPRPVEAWEEAPEGPRSPPCAEEPRRSDIPLAVPPERFQEVTGVSTGVLWKGTSKREMEWKLVDTQSLAFAPAEGEPIQHTQSSLELELDARAAEFGRAEVIRDDRAGLQSKSGKEGSPKEQLKGPAEQSQLGSPTTPPAQASPVTASGGSREREGQPPKNVGLGTEPPASGEAAKPAEADGGKVTREDLVAGSLALEGKPKQQGGDGRGRRAGQEAAGAPEERRIPDQSIPEATQAPKARPGDGDEGSPVKSEKPPLGSGGGGPFFTWEGPSGTVKPLFPGETPGGGKLPLADTDEAAHSSPPEKPALAVPKTASDQPKKRSSHGKSRKVKNFPEQQLLLSEGLSDLSQGPAVGGEEGPPPETGPAALREEASCSGPPENKGAPEKPKKRSSDGRSRKAAGRPSLGPPFLPGAEKDVPAEGSSTDQMRAGSASDKEPASDAASRLAEAAAGTANVQVGNPEGPPAGQGEGQAAFPSSAYPFIARTPTKPPDSPAALEADAPAEGGEGHGPTGRGGPIMAEPSSALPVSKPKKRTSDGRNKKPGKCASEQPGSQATVGPPSETAASERDKGDSSPLKPPDGSQVPFPPPKRMEDEEPSPALRTSCSEPQPPLVHRTSPLKPEPLAHTKDAPSTHRGQEVSLAALEPLAEARTPAQAQPPLRDPAEEEPKRPEDEGQVRQVQGLSGAKVDIAGLAAVCREGGQVGRGPSPVASQGRAADPPATTDQVPLAPPVEEASKGADEGLSRKSRPSGGQAFPPEAETDGLLGVEGCGKPRGPPSDRRRKQTRDGTLDLASRLDPSMKPAKRGSDGKSKRATSSPEQPVLLPAKAGPAQGQHRKGAGLESALQGIELVDENRNIKNFPPGHPMFWEEDTVRVFGPFGLPPPSSLDEGGSKSQCPFLNSQGKGAAGLLKERLSPPEAVGDTSGRERKGTLELQEDPGAAELREDATETSLLVQAGDKTREKRRKPKPALAVPIVQQDAKAEGGAEGEEGAGAKLLDSPLPGPGLPPSRSAETEDAGKAQSTVAAAEGREAGLPPPAALPDPWEDNTEAAALEALAAVLVGGSGEPVAKVGEQRRSEGPERVGSEAGGDKASEEGLAAEAAPAHKPQDYSEPREQGAEYEKGIGQEEAAREAPEQRAAGSETGPSAAAGLQAPAEHPDPARRETRGEARARAPEQLKGYMRPTKSRGLPPPPLRAAAQEPGKRRTAKPDVPGLPRQERAKPEEPKAAAEGGTANDIAAPPNKELPPSPEKKTKGTEAKSAEKRASPLKTPSTTTPRSSVKSSPATPRPSTALASTNAAASPRSTAASPPKRPSTIKTEAKTADAKKTTAKSPSADLSRPRSAPASTAPAAASPAQPGAAASRPKLTGPRLSGAGSTAAADLKKASTLKAAPKSAPVSKPPRPPTSVSAPDLKNIRSKIGSTDNIKHQPGGGKAKVERKAESAGAGRKPELNAVSKTAVTKEGAPKQPNGKVQIISKKASYSHVQSKCGSKDNIKHVPGGGNVPNAQRPASGSHSQPSTGPKSRQGKTDVQILNKKIDLSKVSSKCGSKANIKHKPGGGDVKIENQKLNFKEKAQAKIGSLDNVGHVPAGGAVKIESHKLLFRQKAKARTDHGADPAASDPPVLPGGPSPRRSTSVSESLGSLASAASWPQQQQQQQQQGASLPGGVSAALPQQGF
- the MAP4 gene encoding microtubule-associated protein 4 isoform X11, whose translation is MADFDRNLSLADAMTEPPPQIEEEVKRDFMATLEAEKFDDVVGEKVGKTDYVPLLDDEDVKAGNQEAKTKPHADGVQVERTLATGPAAVVENGDHGIEGGRKVPPGKIMDDQMSYKEFLDHNVSWAVDERDRSFDSQLAFQPSEVAEPFKMHREDVLSDLLLLPQEMTGVPAFGGYFGAASEVHVPSGAAGVPEQPPLGPPHSPANVFDPLAFLGDDLGTESQLNPNEAVPASETRLPEDFLWGTQPLMPAQGNPFFEPPAPNKGPEAAEVPFPGSTATGLADLPGEPKPPEAKLPAPAGSAGPAPAEEELMGFEPWFDQRSLPPKGVLAPSAEATVTKDAKTKAVELAAPAAESSALEKQEEKKPLANQHKEKESGSPQQTEEAASKDGAQKVSESKAEEAAKSPPSPRVEEKKPSPALHTEAGEWALPVQKTEENKIAPSQRTDESKASLSQPTEETASQPVVQKAEDSRPSPSQPAEKAEQSQASPAQPPAKQEESKPPSSSPSHPVEPLPVLEKLEERSKESPGRPAEKQEEQKQPPAEPVEHFPEPAESKEPVPLGEPEAEPEKGPSAGRAALDLAGADKPKGVPEPSRDQPVELPQEKASRDPEGVSATQVRQAHKSNDHRRFAKAKPARVPGADTPAQKSREPGEGPLAAPEWGYVPGTSPRGKGASRKVTSQPFELAEGQRDVLQESWDVEASAAFKKKKKKPKQKRSQHPRPVEAWEEAPEGPRSPPCAEEPRRSDIPLAVPPERFQEVTGVSTGVLWKGTSKREMEWKLVDTQSLAFAPAEGEPIQHTQSSLELELDARAAEFGRAEVIRDDRAGLQSKSGKEGSPKEQLKGPAEQSQLGSPTTPPAQASPVTASGGSREREGQPPKNVGLGTEPPASGEAAKPAEADGGKVTREDLVAGSLALEGKPKQQGGDGRGRRAGQEAAGAPEERRIPDQSIPEATQAPKARPGDGDEGSPVKSEKPPLGSGGGGPFFTWEGPSGTVKPLFPGETPGGGKLPLADTDEAAHSSPPEKPALAVPKTASDQPKKRSSHGKSRKVKNFPEQQLLLSEGLSDLSQGPAVGGEEGPPPETGPAALREEASCSGPPENKGAPEKPKKRSSDGRSRKAAGRPSLGPPFLPGAEKDVPAEGSSTDQMRAGSASDKEPASDAASRLAEAAAGTANVQVGNPEGPPAGQGEGQAAFPSSAYPFIARTPTKPPDSPAALEADAPAEGGEGHGPTGRGGPIMAEPSSALPVSKPKKRTSDGRNKKPGKCASEQPGSQATVGPPSETAASERDKGDSSPLKPPDGSQVPFPPPKRMEDEEPSPALRTSCSEPQPPLVHRTSPLKPEPLAHTKDAPSTHRGQEVSLAALEPLAEARTPAQAQPPLRDPAEEEPKRPEDEGQVRQVQGLSGAKVDIAGLAAVCREGGQVGRGPSPVASQGRAADPPATTDQVPLAPPVEEASKGADEGLSRKSRPSGGQAFPPEAETDGLLGVEGCGKPRGPPSDRRRKQTRDGTLDLASRLDPSMKPAKRGSDGKSKRATSSPEQPVLLPAKAGPAQGQHRKGAGLESALQGIELVDENRNIKNFPPGHPMFWEEDTVRVFGPFGLPPPSSLDEGGSKSQCPFLNSQGKGAAGLLKERLSPPEAVGDTSGRERKGTLELQEDPGAAELREDATETSLLVQAGDKTREKRRKPKPALAVPIVQQDAKAEGGAEGEEGAGAKLLDSPLPGPGLPPSRSAETEDAGKAQSTVAAAEGREAGLPPPAALPDPWEDNTEAAALEALAAVLVGGSGEPVAKVGEQRRSEGPERVGSEAGGDKASEEGLAAEAAPAHKPQDYSEPREQGAEYEKGIGQEEAAREAPEQRAAGSETGPSAAAGLQAPAEHPDPARRETRGEARARAPEQLKGYMRPTKSRGLPPPPLRAAAQEPGKRRTAKPDVPGLPRQERAKPEEPKAAAEGGTANDIAAPPNKELPPSPEKKTKPSASAPAKPAAVKTKPVSAAAAPAKRPASTTPSQNKKATSPTAGPAAAATPKRPATSATRPSTLTPKDSKPKGTEAKSAEKRASPLKTPSTTTPRSSVKSSPATPRPSTALASTNAAASPRSTAASPPKRPSTIKTEAKTADAKKTTAKSPSADLSRPRSAPASTAPAAASPAQPGAAASRPKLTGPRLSGAGSTAAADLKKASTLKAAPKSAPVSKPPRPPTSVSAPDLKNIRSKIGSTDNIKHQPGGGKVQIISKKASYSHVQSKCGSKDNIKHVPGGGNVQILNKKIDLSKVSSKCGSKANIKHKPGGGDVKIENQKLNFKEKAQAKIGSLDNVGHVPAGGAVKIESHKLLFRQKAKARTDHGADPAASDPPVLPGGPSPRRSTSVSESLGSLASAASWPQQQQQQQQQGASLPGGVSAALPQQGF